Proteins from a single region of Coregonus clupeaformis isolate EN_2021a chromosome 35, ASM2061545v1, whole genome shotgun sequence:
- the LOC121569077 gene encoding ELAV-like protein 3 isoform X8 yields the protein MSRMVTQIISTMETQVSNGPSGTSLPNGPVISTNGATDDSKTNLIVNYLPQNMTQEEFKSLFGSIGEIESCKLVRDKITGIHDASAGQSLGYGFVNYVDPNDADKAINTLNGLKLQTKTIKVSYARPSSASIRDANLYVSGLPKTMTQKDMEQLFSQYGRIITSRILVDQVTAGISRGVGFIRFDKRNEAEEAIKGLNGQKPLGAAEPITVKFANNPSQKTGQALLTQLYQTAARRYTGPLHHQTQRFSSPSLLPRFSPITIDSMTSLAGVNLTGPTGAGWCIFVYNLSPEADESVLWQLFGPFGAVTNVKVIRDFTTNKCKGFGFVTMTNYDEAAMAIASLNGYRLGDRVLQVSFKTSKQHKA from the exons CAGATAATCAGCACCATGGAAACCCAGGTGTCCAACGGTCCGAGCGGAACCAGCCTGCCTAATGGGCCAGTGATCAGCACCAACGGTGCCACAGATGACAGCAAGACCAACCTGATCGTCAACTACCTGCCTCAGAACATGACCCAGGAGGAATTCAAGAGCCTGTTCGGTAGCATCGGAGAGATTGAATCCTGCAAACTGGTCCGAGACAAGATTACAGGTATTCATGATGCTTCAGCAG GCCAGAGTTTGGGCTATGGGTTCGTAAATTATGTGGATCCCAATGACGCAGACAAGGCCATCAACACACTCAACGGTCTCAAACTACAGACCAAAACAATTAAG GTATCGTACGCCCGGCCCAGCTCAGCATCTATCCGTGATGCCAACCTGTATGTGAGCGGCCTGCCTAAGACCATGACCCAGAAGGACATGGAGCAGCTGTTCTCCCAGTACGGACGCATCATCACCTCCCGCATCCTAGTGGACCAGGTTACAG CAGGTATATCGCGAGGAGTGGGCTTCATCCGGTTTGACAAGCGGAACGAGGCGGAGGAGGCTATCAAGGGCCTGAATGGCCAGAAGCCCCTGGGCGCAGCCGAACCCATCACGGTGAAGTTCGCCAACAACCCCAGCCAGAAGACAGGCCAGGCCCTGCTCACCCAGCTGTACCAGACCGCTGCCCGCCGCTATACTGGCCCACTGCACCACCAGACCCAGCGCTTCAG ttctccctctctccttcctagGTTCTCCCCCATCACCATCGACAGCATGACCAGCCTGGCGGGAGTCAACCTGACCGGGCCCACCGGAGCCGGCTGGTGCATCTTTGTCTACAACCTATCGCCCGAAGCTGACGAAAGCGTCCTGTGGCAGCTGTTCGGGCCCTTTGGCGCCGTCACAAACGTCAAGGTCATCCGTGACTTCACCACCAACAAATGTAAGGGCTTCGGCTTCGTCACCATGACCAACTACGATGAGGCAGCCATGGCCATCGCTAGTCTCAACGGCTACCGCCTGGGAGACCGCGTGCTGCAGGTCTCCTTCAAGACCAGCAAGCAACACaaggcctga
- the LOC121569077 gene encoding ELAV-like protein 3 isoform X4 — MSRMVTQIISTMETQVSNGPSGTSLPNGPVISTNGATDDSKTNLIVNYLPQNMTQEEFKSLFGSIGEIESCKLVRDKITGQSLGYGFVNYVDPNDADKAINTLNGLKLQTKTIKVSYARPSSASIRDANLYVSGLPKTMTQKDMEQLFSQYGRIITSRILVDQVTAGISRGVGFIRFDKRNEAEEAIKGLNGQKPLGAAEPITVKFANNPSQKTGQALLTQLYQTAARRYTGPLHHQTQRFSLIPPFGKGPDPNNSTKPILDNLLNASYGVKSSPSLLPRFSPITIDSMTSLAGVNLTGPTGAGWCIFVYNLSPEADESVLWQLFGPFGAVTNVKVIRDFTTNKCKGFGFVTMTNYDEAAMAIASLNGYRLGDRVLQVSFKTSKQHKA; from the exons CAGATAATCAGCACCATGGAAACCCAGGTGTCCAACGGTCCGAGCGGAACCAGCCTGCCTAATGGGCCAGTGATCAGCACCAACGGTGCCACAGATGACAGCAAGACCAACCTGATCGTCAACTACCTGCCTCAGAACATGACCCAGGAGGAATTCAAGAGCCTGTTCGGTAGCATCGGAGAGATTGAATCCTGCAAACTGGTCCGAGACAAGATTACAG GCCAGAGTTTGGGCTATGGGTTCGTAAATTATGTGGATCCCAATGACGCAGACAAGGCCATCAACACACTCAACGGTCTCAAACTACAGACCAAAACAATTAAG GTATCGTACGCCCGGCCCAGCTCAGCATCTATCCGTGATGCCAACCTGTATGTGAGCGGCCTGCCTAAGACCATGACCCAGAAGGACATGGAGCAGCTGTTCTCCCAGTACGGACGCATCATCACCTCCCGCATCCTAGTGGACCAGGTTACAG CAGGTATATCGCGAGGAGTGGGCTTCATCCGGTTTGACAAGCGGAACGAGGCGGAGGAGGCTATCAAGGGCCTGAATGGCCAGAAGCCCCTGGGCGCAGCCGAACCCATCACGGTGAAGTTCGCCAACAACCCCAGCCAGAAGACAGGCCAGGCCCTGCTCACCCAGCTGTACCAGACCGCTGCCCGCCGCTATACTGGCCCACTGCACCACCAGACCCAGCGCTTCAG CCTCATCCCTCCATTTGGAAAGGGACCAGATCCAAATAACAGCACAAAACCAAT ACTCGACAATTTACTAAACGCCAGCTACGGAGTCAAGAG ttctccctctctccttcctagGTTCTCCCCCATCACCATCGACAGCATGACCAGCCTGGCGGGAGTCAACCTGACCGGGCCCACCGGAGCCGGCTGGTGCATCTTTGTCTACAACCTATCGCCCGAAGCTGACGAAAGCGTCCTGTGGCAGCTGTTCGGGCCCTTTGGCGCCGTCACAAACGTCAAGGTCATCCGTGACTTCACCACCAACAAATGTAAGGGCTTCGGCTTCGTCACCATGACCAACTACGATGAGGCAGCCATGGCCATCGCTAGTCTCAACGGCTACCGCCTGGGAGACCGCGTGCTGCAGGTCTCCTTCAAGACCAGCAAGCAACACaaggcctga
- the LOC121569077 gene encoding ELAV-like protein 3 isoform X3 yields the protein MSRMVTQIISTMETQVSNGPSGTSLPNGPVISTNGATDDSKTNLIVNYLPQNMTQEEFKSLFGSIGEIESCKLVRDKITGIHDASAGQSLGYGFVNYVDPNDADKAINTLNGLKLQTKTIKVSYARPSSASIRDANLYVSGLPKTMTQKDMEQLFSQYGRIITSRILVDQVTGISRGVGFIRFDKRNEAEEAIKGLNGQKPLGAAEPITVKFANNPSQKTGQALLTQLYQTAARRYTGPLHHQTQRFSLIPPFGKGPDPNNSTKPILDNLLNASYGVKSSPSLLPRFSPITIDSMTSLAGVNLTGPTGAGWCIFVYNLSPEADESVLWQLFGPFGAVTNVKVIRDFTTNKCKGFGFVTMTNYDEAAMAIASLNGYRLGDRVLQVSFKTSKQHKA from the exons CAGATAATCAGCACCATGGAAACCCAGGTGTCCAACGGTCCGAGCGGAACCAGCCTGCCTAATGGGCCAGTGATCAGCACCAACGGTGCCACAGATGACAGCAAGACCAACCTGATCGTCAACTACCTGCCTCAGAACATGACCCAGGAGGAATTCAAGAGCCTGTTCGGTAGCATCGGAGAGATTGAATCCTGCAAACTGGTCCGAGACAAGATTACAGGTATTCATGATGCTTCAGCAG GCCAGAGTTTGGGCTATGGGTTCGTAAATTATGTGGATCCCAATGACGCAGACAAGGCCATCAACACACTCAACGGTCTCAAACTACAGACCAAAACAATTAAG GTATCGTACGCCCGGCCCAGCTCAGCATCTATCCGTGATGCCAACCTGTATGTGAGCGGCCTGCCTAAGACCATGACCCAGAAGGACATGGAGCAGCTGTTCTCCCAGTACGGACGCATCATCACCTCCCGCATCCTAGTGGACCAGGTTACAG GTATATCGCGAGGAGTGGGCTTCATCCGGTTTGACAAGCGGAACGAGGCGGAGGAGGCTATCAAGGGCCTGAATGGCCAGAAGCCCCTGGGCGCAGCCGAACCCATCACGGTGAAGTTCGCCAACAACCCCAGCCAGAAGACAGGCCAGGCCCTGCTCACCCAGCTGTACCAGACCGCTGCCCGCCGCTATACTGGCCCACTGCACCACCAGACCCAGCGCTTCAG CCTCATCCCTCCATTTGGAAAGGGACCAGATCCAAATAACAGCACAAAACCAAT ACTCGACAATTTACTAAACGCCAGCTACGGAGTCAAGAG ttctccctctctccttcctagGTTCTCCCCCATCACCATCGACAGCATGACCAGCCTGGCGGGAGTCAACCTGACCGGGCCCACCGGAGCCGGCTGGTGCATCTTTGTCTACAACCTATCGCCCGAAGCTGACGAAAGCGTCCTGTGGCAGCTGTTCGGGCCCTTTGGCGCCGTCACAAACGTCAAGGTCATCCGTGACTTCACCACCAACAAATGTAAGGGCTTCGGCTTCGTCACCATGACCAACTACGATGAGGCAGCCATGGCCATCGCTAGTCTCAACGGCTACCGCCTGGGAGACCGCGTGCTGCAGGTCTCCTTCAAGACCAGCAAGCAACACaaggcctga
- the LOC121569077 gene encoding ELAV-like protein 3 isoform X10: protein MSRMVTQIISTMETQVSNGPSGTSLPNGPVISTNGATDDSKTNLIVNYLPQNMTQEEFKSLFGSIGEIESCKLVRDKITGIHDASAGQSLGYGFVNYVDPNDADKAINTLNGLKLQTKTIKVSYARPSSASIRDANLYVSGLPKTMTQKDMEQLFSQYGRIITSRILVDQVTGISRGVGFIRFDKRNEAEEAIKGLNGQKPLGAAEPITVKFANNPSQKTGQALLTQLYQTAARRYTGPLHHQTQRFRFSPITIDSMTSLAGVNLTGPTGAGWCIFVYNLSPEADESVLWQLFGPFGAVTNVKVIRDFTTNKCKGFGFVTMTNYDEAAMAIASLNGYRLGDRVLQVSFKTSKQHKA from the exons CAGATAATCAGCACCATGGAAACCCAGGTGTCCAACGGTCCGAGCGGAACCAGCCTGCCTAATGGGCCAGTGATCAGCACCAACGGTGCCACAGATGACAGCAAGACCAACCTGATCGTCAACTACCTGCCTCAGAACATGACCCAGGAGGAATTCAAGAGCCTGTTCGGTAGCATCGGAGAGATTGAATCCTGCAAACTGGTCCGAGACAAGATTACAGGTATTCATGATGCTTCAGCAG GCCAGAGTTTGGGCTATGGGTTCGTAAATTATGTGGATCCCAATGACGCAGACAAGGCCATCAACACACTCAACGGTCTCAAACTACAGACCAAAACAATTAAG GTATCGTACGCCCGGCCCAGCTCAGCATCTATCCGTGATGCCAACCTGTATGTGAGCGGCCTGCCTAAGACCATGACCCAGAAGGACATGGAGCAGCTGTTCTCCCAGTACGGACGCATCATCACCTCCCGCATCCTAGTGGACCAGGTTACAG GTATATCGCGAGGAGTGGGCTTCATCCGGTTTGACAAGCGGAACGAGGCGGAGGAGGCTATCAAGGGCCTGAATGGCCAGAAGCCCCTGGGCGCAGCCGAACCCATCACGGTGAAGTTCGCCAACAACCCCAGCCAGAAGACAGGCCAGGCCCTGCTCACCCAGCTGTACCAGACCGCTGCCCGCCGCTATACTGGCCCACTGCACCACCAGACCCAGCGCTTCAG GTTCTCCCCCATCACCATCGACAGCATGACCAGCCTGGCGGGAGTCAACCTGACCGGGCCCACCGGAGCCGGCTGGTGCATCTTTGTCTACAACCTATCGCCCGAAGCTGACGAAAGCGTCCTGTGGCAGCTGTTCGGGCCCTTTGGCGCCGTCACAAACGTCAAGGTCATCCGTGACTTCACCACCAACAAATGTAAGGGCTTCGGCTTCGTCACCATGACCAACTACGATGAGGCAGCCATGGCCATCGCTAGTCTCAACGGCTACCGCCTGGGAGACCGCGTGCTGCAGGTCTCCTTCAAGACCAGCAAGCAACACaaggcctga
- the LOC121569077 gene encoding ELAV-like protein 3 isoform X7, producing the protein MSRMVTQIISTMETQVSNGPSGTSLPNGPVISTNGATDDSKTNLIVNYLPQNMTQEEFKSLFGSIGEIESCKLVRDKITGQSLGYGFVNYVDPNDADKAINTLNGLKLQTKTIKVSYARPSSASIRDANLYVSGLPKTMTQKDMEQLFSQYGRIITSRILVDQVTGISRGVGFIRFDKRNEAEEAIKGLNGQKPLGAAEPITVKFANNPSQKTGQALLTQLYQTAARRYTGPLHHQTQRFSLIPPFGKGPDPNNSTKPILDNLLNASYGVKSSPSLLPRFSPITIDSMTSLAGVNLTGPTGAGWCIFVYNLSPEADESVLWQLFGPFGAVTNVKVIRDFTTNKCKGFGFVTMTNYDEAAMAIASLNGYRLGDRVLQVSFKTSKQHKA; encoded by the exons CAGATAATCAGCACCATGGAAACCCAGGTGTCCAACGGTCCGAGCGGAACCAGCCTGCCTAATGGGCCAGTGATCAGCACCAACGGTGCCACAGATGACAGCAAGACCAACCTGATCGTCAACTACCTGCCTCAGAACATGACCCAGGAGGAATTCAAGAGCCTGTTCGGTAGCATCGGAGAGATTGAATCCTGCAAACTGGTCCGAGACAAGATTACAG GCCAGAGTTTGGGCTATGGGTTCGTAAATTATGTGGATCCCAATGACGCAGACAAGGCCATCAACACACTCAACGGTCTCAAACTACAGACCAAAACAATTAAG GTATCGTACGCCCGGCCCAGCTCAGCATCTATCCGTGATGCCAACCTGTATGTGAGCGGCCTGCCTAAGACCATGACCCAGAAGGACATGGAGCAGCTGTTCTCCCAGTACGGACGCATCATCACCTCCCGCATCCTAGTGGACCAGGTTACAG GTATATCGCGAGGAGTGGGCTTCATCCGGTTTGACAAGCGGAACGAGGCGGAGGAGGCTATCAAGGGCCTGAATGGCCAGAAGCCCCTGGGCGCAGCCGAACCCATCACGGTGAAGTTCGCCAACAACCCCAGCCAGAAGACAGGCCAGGCCCTGCTCACCCAGCTGTACCAGACCGCTGCCCGCCGCTATACTGGCCCACTGCACCACCAGACCCAGCGCTTCAG CCTCATCCCTCCATTTGGAAAGGGACCAGATCCAAATAACAGCACAAAACCAAT ACTCGACAATTTACTAAACGCCAGCTACGGAGTCAAGAG ttctccctctctccttcctagGTTCTCCCCCATCACCATCGACAGCATGACCAGCCTGGCGGGAGTCAACCTGACCGGGCCCACCGGAGCCGGCTGGTGCATCTTTGTCTACAACCTATCGCCCGAAGCTGACGAAAGCGTCCTGTGGCAGCTGTTCGGGCCCTTTGGCGCCGTCACAAACGTCAAGGTCATCCGTGACTTCACCACCAACAAATGTAAGGGCTTCGGCTTCGTCACCATGACCAACTACGATGAGGCAGCCATGGCCATCGCTAGTCTCAACGGCTACCGCCTGGGAGACCGCGTGCTGCAGGTCTCCTTCAAGACCAGCAAGCAACACaaggcctga
- the LOC121569077 gene encoding ELAV-like protein 3 isoform X14, translated as MSRMVTQIISTMETQVSNGPSGTSLPNGPVISTNGATDDSKTNLIVNYLPQNMTQEEFKSLFGSIGEIESCKLVRDKITGQSLGYGFVNYVDPNDADKAINTLNGLKLQTKTIKVSYARPSSASIRDANLYVSGLPKTMTQKDMEQLFSQYGRIITSRILVDQVTGISRGVGFIRFDKRNEAEEAIKGLNGQKPLGAAEPITVKFANNPSQKTGQALLTQLYQTAARRYTGPLHHQTQRFSLIPPFGKGPDPNNSTKPILDNLLNASYGVKRFSPITIDSMTSLAGVNLTGPTGAGWCIFVYNLSPEADESVLWQLFGPFGAVTNVKVIRDFTTNKCKGFGFVTMTNYDEAAMAIASLNGYRLGDRVLQVSFKTSKQHKA; from the exons CAGATAATCAGCACCATGGAAACCCAGGTGTCCAACGGTCCGAGCGGAACCAGCCTGCCTAATGGGCCAGTGATCAGCACCAACGGTGCCACAGATGACAGCAAGACCAACCTGATCGTCAACTACCTGCCTCAGAACATGACCCAGGAGGAATTCAAGAGCCTGTTCGGTAGCATCGGAGAGATTGAATCCTGCAAACTGGTCCGAGACAAGATTACAG GCCAGAGTTTGGGCTATGGGTTCGTAAATTATGTGGATCCCAATGACGCAGACAAGGCCATCAACACACTCAACGGTCTCAAACTACAGACCAAAACAATTAAG GTATCGTACGCCCGGCCCAGCTCAGCATCTATCCGTGATGCCAACCTGTATGTGAGCGGCCTGCCTAAGACCATGACCCAGAAGGACATGGAGCAGCTGTTCTCCCAGTACGGACGCATCATCACCTCCCGCATCCTAGTGGACCAGGTTACAG GTATATCGCGAGGAGTGGGCTTCATCCGGTTTGACAAGCGGAACGAGGCGGAGGAGGCTATCAAGGGCCTGAATGGCCAGAAGCCCCTGGGCGCAGCCGAACCCATCACGGTGAAGTTCGCCAACAACCCCAGCCAGAAGACAGGCCAGGCCCTGCTCACCCAGCTGTACCAGACCGCTGCCCGCCGCTATACTGGCCCACTGCACCACCAGACCCAGCGCTTCAG CCTCATCCCTCCATTTGGAAAGGGACCAGATCCAAATAACAGCACAAAACCAAT ACTCGACAATTTACTAAACGCCAGCTACGGAGTCAAGAG GTTCTCCCCCATCACCATCGACAGCATGACCAGCCTGGCGGGAGTCAACCTGACCGGGCCCACCGGAGCCGGCTGGTGCATCTTTGTCTACAACCTATCGCCCGAAGCTGACGAAAGCGTCCTGTGGCAGCTGTTCGGGCCCTTTGGCGCCGTCACAAACGTCAAGGTCATCCGTGACTTCACCACCAACAAATGTAAGGGCTTCGGCTTCGTCACCATGACCAACTACGATGAGGCAGCCATGGCCATCGCTAGTCTCAACGGCTACCGCCTGGGAGACCGCGTGCTGCAGGTCTCCTTCAAGACCAGCAAGCAACACaaggcctga
- the LOC121569077 gene encoding ELAV-like protein 3 isoform X1 encodes MSRMVTQIISTMETQVSNGPSGTSLPNGPVISTNGATDDSKTNLIVNYLPQNMTQEEFKSLFGSIGEIESCKLVRDKITGIHDASAGQSLGYGFVNYVDPNDADKAINTLNGLKLQTKTIKVSYARPSSASIRDANLYVSGLPKTMTQKDMEQLFSQYGRIITSRILVDQVTAGISRGVGFIRFDKRNEAEEAIKGLNGQKPLGAAEPITVKFANNPSQKTGQALLTQLYQTAARRYTGPLHHQTQRFSLIPPFGKGPDPNNSTKPILDNLLNASYGVKSSPSLLPRFSPITIDSMTSLAGVNLTGPTGAGWCIFVYNLSPEADESVLWQLFGPFGAVTNVKVIRDFTTNKCKGFGFVTMTNYDEAAMAIASLNGYRLGDRVLQVSFKTSKQHKA; translated from the exons CAGATAATCAGCACCATGGAAACCCAGGTGTCCAACGGTCCGAGCGGAACCAGCCTGCCTAATGGGCCAGTGATCAGCACCAACGGTGCCACAGATGACAGCAAGACCAACCTGATCGTCAACTACCTGCCTCAGAACATGACCCAGGAGGAATTCAAGAGCCTGTTCGGTAGCATCGGAGAGATTGAATCCTGCAAACTGGTCCGAGACAAGATTACAGGTATTCATGATGCTTCAGCAG GCCAGAGTTTGGGCTATGGGTTCGTAAATTATGTGGATCCCAATGACGCAGACAAGGCCATCAACACACTCAACGGTCTCAAACTACAGACCAAAACAATTAAG GTATCGTACGCCCGGCCCAGCTCAGCATCTATCCGTGATGCCAACCTGTATGTGAGCGGCCTGCCTAAGACCATGACCCAGAAGGACATGGAGCAGCTGTTCTCCCAGTACGGACGCATCATCACCTCCCGCATCCTAGTGGACCAGGTTACAG CAGGTATATCGCGAGGAGTGGGCTTCATCCGGTTTGACAAGCGGAACGAGGCGGAGGAGGCTATCAAGGGCCTGAATGGCCAGAAGCCCCTGGGCGCAGCCGAACCCATCACGGTGAAGTTCGCCAACAACCCCAGCCAGAAGACAGGCCAGGCCCTGCTCACCCAGCTGTACCAGACCGCTGCCCGCCGCTATACTGGCCCACTGCACCACCAGACCCAGCGCTTCAG CCTCATCCCTCCATTTGGAAAGGGACCAGATCCAAATAACAGCACAAAACCAAT ACTCGACAATTTACTAAACGCCAGCTACGGAGTCAAGAG ttctccctctctccttcctagGTTCTCCCCCATCACCATCGACAGCATGACCAGCCTGGCGGGAGTCAACCTGACCGGGCCCACCGGAGCCGGCTGGTGCATCTTTGTCTACAACCTATCGCCCGAAGCTGACGAAAGCGTCCTGTGGCAGCTGTTCGGGCCCTTTGGCGCCGTCACAAACGTCAAGGTCATCCGTGACTTCACCACCAACAAATGTAAGGGCTTCGGCTTCGTCACCATGACCAACTACGATGAGGCAGCCATGGCCATCGCTAGTCTCAACGGCTACCGCCTGGGAGACCGCGTGCTGCAGGTCTCCTTCAAGACCAGCAAGCAACACaaggcctga
- the LOC121569077 gene encoding ELAV-like protein 3 isoform X5 — MSRMVTQIISTMETQVSNGPSGTSLPNGPVISTNGATDDSKTNLIVNYLPQNMTQEEFKSLFGSIGEIESCKLVRDKITGIHDASAGQSLGYGFVNYVDPNDADKAINTLNGLKLQTKTIKVSYARPSSASIRDANLYVSGLPKTMTQKDMEQLFSQYGRIITSRILVDQVTAGISRGVGFIRFDKRNEAEEAIKGLNGQKPLGAAEPITVKFANNPSQKTGQALLTQLYQTAARRYTGPLHHQTQRFSLIPPFGKGPDPNNSTKPILDNLLNASYGVKRFSPITIDSMTSLAGVNLTGPTGAGWCIFVYNLSPEADESVLWQLFGPFGAVTNVKVIRDFTTNKCKGFGFVTMTNYDEAAMAIASLNGYRLGDRVLQVSFKTSKQHKA; from the exons CAGATAATCAGCACCATGGAAACCCAGGTGTCCAACGGTCCGAGCGGAACCAGCCTGCCTAATGGGCCAGTGATCAGCACCAACGGTGCCACAGATGACAGCAAGACCAACCTGATCGTCAACTACCTGCCTCAGAACATGACCCAGGAGGAATTCAAGAGCCTGTTCGGTAGCATCGGAGAGATTGAATCCTGCAAACTGGTCCGAGACAAGATTACAGGTATTCATGATGCTTCAGCAG GCCAGAGTTTGGGCTATGGGTTCGTAAATTATGTGGATCCCAATGACGCAGACAAGGCCATCAACACACTCAACGGTCTCAAACTACAGACCAAAACAATTAAG GTATCGTACGCCCGGCCCAGCTCAGCATCTATCCGTGATGCCAACCTGTATGTGAGCGGCCTGCCTAAGACCATGACCCAGAAGGACATGGAGCAGCTGTTCTCCCAGTACGGACGCATCATCACCTCCCGCATCCTAGTGGACCAGGTTACAG CAGGTATATCGCGAGGAGTGGGCTTCATCCGGTTTGACAAGCGGAACGAGGCGGAGGAGGCTATCAAGGGCCTGAATGGCCAGAAGCCCCTGGGCGCAGCCGAACCCATCACGGTGAAGTTCGCCAACAACCCCAGCCAGAAGACAGGCCAGGCCCTGCTCACCCAGCTGTACCAGACCGCTGCCCGCCGCTATACTGGCCCACTGCACCACCAGACCCAGCGCTTCAG CCTCATCCCTCCATTTGGAAAGGGACCAGATCCAAATAACAGCACAAAACCAAT ACTCGACAATTTACTAAACGCCAGCTACGGAGTCAAGAG GTTCTCCCCCATCACCATCGACAGCATGACCAGCCTGGCGGGAGTCAACCTGACCGGGCCCACCGGAGCCGGCTGGTGCATCTTTGTCTACAACCTATCGCCCGAAGCTGACGAAAGCGTCCTGTGGCAGCTGTTCGGGCCCTTTGGCGCCGTCACAAACGTCAAGGTCATCCGTGACTTCACCACCAACAAATGTAAGGGCTTCGGCTTCGTCACCATGACCAACTACGATGAGGCAGCCATGGCCATCGCTAGTCTCAACGGCTACCGCCTGGGAGACCGCGTGCTGCAGGTCTCCTTCAAGACCAGCAAGCAACACaaggcctga
- the LOC121569077 gene encoding ELAV-like protein 3 isoform X11, protein MSRMVTQIISTMETQVSNGPSGTSLPNGPVISTNGATDDSKTNLIVNYLPQNMTQEEFKSLFGSIGEIESCKLVRDKITGQSLGYGFVNYVDPNDADKAINTLNGLKLQTKTIKVSYARPSSASIRDANLYVSGLPKTMTQKDMEQLFSQYGRIITSRILVDQVTGISRGVGFIRFDKRNEAEEAIKGLNGQKPLGAAEPITVKFANNPSQKTGQALLTQLYQTAARRYTGPLHHQTQRFRFSPITIDSMTSLAGVNLTGPTGAGWCIFVYNLSPEADESVLWQLFGPFGAVTNVKVIRDFTTNKCKGFGFVTMTNYDEAAMAIASLNGYRLGDRVLQVSFKTSKQHKA, encoded by the exons CAGATAATCAGCACCATGGAAACCCAGGTGTCCAACGGTCCGAGCGGAACCAGCCTGCCTAATGGGCCAGTGATCAGCACCAACGGTGCCACAGATGACAGCAAGACCAACCTGATCGTCAACTACCTGCCTCAGAACATGACCCAGGAGGAATTCAAGAGCCTGTTCGGTAGCATCGGAGAGATTGAATCCTGCAAACTGGTCCGAGACAAGATTACAG GCCAGAGTTTGGGCTATGGGTTCGTAAATTATGTGGATCCCAATGACGCAGACAAGGCCATCAACACACTCAACGGTCTCAAACTACAGACCAAAACAATTAAG GTATCGTACGCCCGGCCCAGCTCAGCATCTATCCGTGATGCCAACCTGTATGTGAGCGGCCTGCCTAAGACCATGACCCAGAAGGACATGGAGCAGCTGTTCTCCCAGTACGGACGCATCATCACCTCCCGCATCCTAGTGGACCAGGTTACAG GTATATCGCGAGGAGTGGGCTTCATCCGGTTTGACAAGCGGAACGAGGCGGAGGAGGCTATCAAGGGCCTGAATGGCCAGAAGCCCCTGGGCGCAGCCGAACCCATCACGGTGAAGTTCGCCAACAACCCCAGCCAGAAGACAGGCCAGGCCCTGCTCACCCAGCTGTACCAGACCGCTGCCCGCCGCTATACTGGCCCACTGCACCACCAGACCCAGCGCTTCAG GTTCTCCCCCATCACCATCGACAGCATGACCAGCCTGGCGGGAGTCAACCTGACCGGGCCCACCGGAGCCGGCTGGTGCATCTTTGTCTACAACCTATCGCCCGAAGCTGACGAAAGCGTCCTGTGGCAGCTGTTCGGGCCCTTTGGCGCCGTCACAAACGTCAAGGTCATCCGTGACTTCACCACCAACAAATGTAAGGGCTTCGGCTTCGTCACCATGACCAACTACGATGAGGCAGCCATGGCCATCGCTAGTCTCAACGGCTACCGCCTGGGAGACCGCGTGCTGCAGGTCTCCTTCAAGACCAGCAAGCAACACaaggcctga